In Miscanthus floridulus cultivar M001 chromosome 8, ASM1932011v1, whole genome shotgun sequence, the sequence ATTATGCTTATTCAATGTGTCGTTGTATTTCATTCAATGATGACTTAATCAATTAATCTTGCTCCGCTAATGCTAGATCAACACACCCAATTAAGAAGAGCCTTTTTATACTGTTTTCGCGAGAGAAATACTTGATGAGTTTGAGGATCCTTGTTCTTCACTTGCAACTGATTAAGGGTTGAGAATACTTTCCCGAACAATCAAAGACTGAAGATTCAAGAAAATAGAGATGATCAATAACTGATGATTAACATGAGCCTGCCTAACTGAAGGTTGAGCACTTGGAGCAGTATCGGCATAAGATTTCCCCTTTTTCTTCTAAACTTCAACCCAATCAAGGCTAAGATTCAATGGTGATAAAAGCCCGAGCTCTAGCTGAACAACTAACGTTATAGAGGTGAAAGTAAGCTCTAAAAGTTCCGCAAGAATTACCTCTCAAATTTATAAATAAACAGTCCAACATTTTTACACTGTACTgcaaattttaaaattctatcTTCAGTCTCAACATAAAGTAGTTGTAACATGCAACTTATAATTGAGTCAGATTACTCATTCTTTCACTGTTAGGAACTTCTGGGTGCCGCTAGATATATAGGTACTTGTCAGCAGCAAGTTCGTCAAAATAATAATGGAAGTGCAACCAAACAAGCCGTGTAATATGGACTTTAAGTACGTAGTAGTTTGATTGATGGCTTCCATGGACAACATGAGTTATACTCAAGGATGTGTGTAAATTAGTATATAGTGTGACAGATGTTCATTGTGACATTCTAGAACTGAACCTACATGAATGAATCAATGTTGTGATGATGTCTTGACATGGATACCATTTTTTCGGTACAATGTATATTATTACATGCAAATTAGTTTTCCTTTTTATCCAATTTGAATCATCCTGATAAATTGCCATGGTAAAGCAGTCTATCCCTTCAACCGGCTAAAACTGGTAATGTACAGTAAGACTATCAGTTGGCAAAAAGGTGCCAGTTGGTAAAAGTTTATATCGATACCACTTACATCAACAATGTGAGTAGTCAGGATAGGTTTATACAATTATACTGACCGGTAGTGTGGCAGTATAGCCGCTTTTACTGACTCATACAAAGTCGCAGATACTGGGTTATGGTATAGTGACCATTAACCAGCAGTCACAAAATTCATTTTGCTATACTCATAGTAAATACTCTTGAAGTCTATCCTACAATGCACATGGTTATTCATCGCATGCAGTTTTAACCATTTAACGCACTCAGTTCCAAACAATCTAACACTTTTTTTTTACCGAAGTCAGCAAGAAAAACCcagccttttttattttttaataataCAGACCTGtttaaattcgctcccacggggagtcgaaccagGTGCTACTCAGGTGCTCTAACCACTAGGCTAGAGGCCTTTTCGCCAAACTAACGCTTTTGCAAAGTGCAACTGGGCATCTTCTGCAGTCCGACAACTTGGAGATATAGCAAGGGACCGAGGAGACACAGTTGAAAATACCAGATTGGCTACTCAAATTTCCATGAAGATAATGGCGGGGTCTCAGAGTCCTTCCAAGTGTTGGCCATTTGAGCATACCGGTCACCCAAGACTTCACCTGCCGCAGCATAAGACTCAAGTTCAGCCATTTCATCTGGTGTAAGCTTCACAGACAGTGCCTCCACATTCTGGTTAAAGTTCTCAATTTTTGTTGTGCCAGGTATGGGGCAAACATCGCTTCCTTGGTGGTGAACCCAAGCCAATGCAAGTTGTGATGGTGTGCATCCTTTTCGTGCTGCCATTGCGTTCACACGCTCAAATATCTGAGCATTCTTGACAAGATTCTCTGGTTGAAATCTAGGCATACGCTGCAGAAGTATGAAATCATCATTAGAAAGGCGCAATACACCATATTTCCAAATTTTTTCTATAAGCATGTACTGACTactgagaccattccatatatcAAATAAACTAGACCAACCAAGGAGAAACTAGGTGACATTTTGTTAACAAGAAAATGGGCACCCAAATTTGCCTCACAAGGGCTTGTACCTGGGTATCCACACCCTTGACCAACTGATCTAGTTCAGCTTCCTATTCAAATAGATTAGCAGAATCTAAAATTGTACGTAAGATCAAGGAAATACACACATCAAGGATAACCTAACCATGTATTATGTGTCTTATGAAGAAGTTGAACCAAAGGATTATAATAAATTATCATCCTACCAAAGCAAATCAGTGTTCAGTAGGTGATAGTTTGAGCTCACCTTGCGGGAGTCCTGCTCAGATAGTGACTCAACTAGTTCTGCTCCACTAGAGAAGAAACCTCTGCCTAGTGGACTGTAAGCCACAATTCCAATTCCAAGTTCTCTGAAATTGTCACAGAATGGTGATAAATCAAAGAATAAAGCTTCCTACTTATTGACTGCAAAACTGTTTTGACTGTTCATGAAAGTACCTGCAAGTGGGAATTATATCTTCTTCTACATCTCTAGACCATAATGACCATTCAAGCTGTACTGCGGTGATAGGATGGATTGCATGAGCTCTTCGGATTGTTGATGCAGATGCTTCGGATAACCCAATGTACTTTATCTTTCCTTCTTCCACTAGCTTCTTGAGTTCACCAATCTAGAAGCAGGAAAAGAAGACAATCGCAATTGCCCAAAAGGAAATGGTTCATCCCTTACAATGGTGAAGAATGAATTGGAAGAGAAAGTAACAGCACAAACAGGACTTCATATATGAAAtgacaacagcagcagcagcaacacagGCTAATAGTAGTGTTAGCCCCAAGCACCCAAACAGGGTAGGCCATGTAGATAGGAAAGTACTCTGATATGAAGCTACCGATTTCCCCAACGGAAGCCACATTGGTGCCACAGCAAAAAAACATCATGGTGTTTTTGCTCTTGCCCCAGCAGTCCAGCACACCTGGTGAGCGCTTCAACCTTTTGTGAGATAGAGCAGATAGAGCACTAAGCACCTCTACAGGCTTCTCTAACGCCCTGCAAGACTGCTGATAACCTGGTGAGTGCTTCAACCTTTCATTCTATTGAGCTCTCGGCACCTCTGCAGGCTGCTCTGACGCCCTGCGAGACTATACTGATCAGTGTGATCTGAACCCTGGCTGCCTGCATATGTGGGGCTTGAGACCACCAGCCATCCTCTTGTGTTGGGCTGATCTAACATGAATGATCTAGGAAGGGCAGTAAATTAGTGCTTCCTGGGGCACAGAATTCCAGATAAAACTTCGGATATGATTGATCCAATTGTTGCCTTGCCTCGCTGGTGTGGTATATGGCTATAAGCAATGGTACCTAAGAAACCTCCTAGAAGTTAGTACTCCACTAGTTCGTGGGGTTTGAGCTCTGCTAATGGTGTGGAGGTCCTGCCAGATGCGCCCTTCTCACAcgttaaataaaaaaaaaaatagaTTCCTTTTGTTTGTGGGTTAAATTCCAGGTGGTCGTTGTTGAGATTATAGGAGAGAAAACCTTTCATCGTATATGCCACCAACCACCATCAGTCCCATACTTTCACTGCCGTGCAAGAACATTCCCCTCATATATTTCCAGTTCCAGCCTCCATTTGTAGGTTGACATGAAGCCTCCATAGCTACCAAACAAAGAAATCAAAG encodes:
- the LOC136473576 gene encoding probable aldo-keto reductase 2 isoform X1, with the translated sequence MAAAAPVSVPRIKLGTQGLEVSAQGLGCMGMSAFYGPPKPEPDMIKLIHHAVAAGVTFLDTSDIYGPHTNEILLGKALQDGVREKVELVTKFSIAFADGKWEIRGDPAYVRAACEGSLKRLGVDCIDLYYQHRVDKRVPIEVTIGELKKLVEEGKIKYIGLSEASASTIRRAHAIHPITAVQLEWSLWSRDVEEDIIPTCRELGIGIVAYSPLGRGFFSSGAELVESLSEQDSRKRMPRFQPENLVKNAQIFERVNAMAARKGCTPSQLALAWVHHQGSDVCPIPGTTKIENFNQNVEALSVKLTPDEMAELESYAAAGEVLGDRYAQMANTWKDSETPPLSSWKFE
- the LOC136473576 gene encoding probable aldo-keto reductase 2 isoform X2 — protein: MAAAAPVSVPRIKLGTQGLEVSAQGLGCMGMSAFYGPPKPEPDMIKLIHHAVAAGVTFLDTSDIYGPHTNEILLGKALQDGVREKVELVTKFSIAFADGKWEIRGDPAYVRAACEGSLKRLGVDCIDLYYQHRVDKRVPIEIGELKKLVEEGKIKYIGLSEASASTIRRAHAIHPITAVQLEWSLWSRDVEEDIIPTCRELGIGIVAYSPLGRGFFSSGAELVESLSEQDSRKRMPRFQPENLVKNAQIFERVNAMAARKGCTPSQLALAWVHHQGSDVCPIPGTTKIENFNQNVEALSVKLTPDEMAELESYAAAGEVLGDRYAQMANTWKDSETPPLSSWKFE